In Hyphomicrobiales bacterium, the sequence GCCGCCGCGCTGGCCCTGCCCGCCCTGGTCGGCAGCCCGGCTCAGGCGATCACCCCGGCCGAGATCAAGGCCAAGGGCAAGATCGTTGTGGGCATCCAGGGCGACAATCCGCCGTGGGGTTTCGTCACCAGCGCCGGCAAGCAGGACGGCCTCGATGCGGACATCGCCACGCTCTTCGCCAAGGAGCTCGGTGTGCAGGTCGAATTCGTACCGCTCGAAGTCAACAACCGCATTCCGGCGCTGACGACGGGTCGCGTCGACGTGCTGTTCGCGACCATGGCGATGCTGCCGGAGCGCGCCAAAGCGGTGCAGTTCTCCAAGCCCTATGTCGCCAACACCATTGTGTTGATCGGCCCCAAGAAGGAGAAGATCACCACCAACGAGGATATGGGGCGCTTTACGATCGGCGTTGCCAAGGGCGCGGCGCAGGACACGCAGGTGACCAAGAACGCCCCGGCCAACACGACGATCCGCCGCTATGATGGCGACGCGCCCTCGATCCAGGCACTGGTCTCCGGCCAGGTTCAGGCGCTCGGCGGCAACATCTTCTACATGCAGCGCATCGAGCAGGGCCGCCCCGGCGAATTCGAGAACAAGCTTGAATTCCAGAACCTCTACAATGGCGCCTGCACCCGCCTCGGCGAAAAGGAGATCAACGCCGCGATCAATGCCTTCATCGACAAGATCAAGGCCAATGGCGAGCTGCAGAAGGTCTACGACAAGTGGATGAAGGTGCCGGTGCACAAGTTCCCGGAGAGCCTCGAAGGCATCACCTTCACCGCGAGCTGATCGCCTCAGGAAACGGAATCAGGGCCATGAACCAGCCAGCCGTCCAGAATGCCGCTGCTGCGGATGCCATGATCGCCATGACGCATGTCGAGAAATGGTATGGCGAGTTCAAGGCCCTGACCGATATCAGCCTCACGGTCCGC encodes:
- a CDS encoding Transporter substrate-binding domain-containing protein produces the protein MTKMKSTRRSLLIAGAAALALPALVGSPAQAITPAEIKAKGKIVVGIQGDNPPWGFVTSAGKQDGLDADIATLFAKELGVQVEFVPLEVNNRIPALTTGRVDVLFATMAMLPERAKAVQFSKPYVANTIVLIGPKKEKITTNEDMGRFTIGVAKGAAQDTQVTKNAPANTTIRRYDGDAPSIQALVSGQVQALGGNIFYMQRIEQGRPGEFENKLEFQNLYNGACTRLGEKEINAAINAFIDKIKANGELQKVYDKWMKVPVHKFPESLEGITFTAS